CGAGCCATTCATTCTCCATCCCCTCTGATCCACTGGCCCTGGGTTAGTACCTGTTGAGATATATGTCTGCATCTCTTCTGTCCCACAATCCCACGTCACTATCTGAAGGGAGAACTACTTTTAGTTCATCCACATTACACTTAAGTGCAAATTACTAGGTAGGTTAATGCAAGAGAGTGCAGAGGGAGGTAACAAGGGTACATAAGCAAGCAGCACAGGAAGTTTTTTTACAGAAGCTATCTCTCGGTGAAACACTCCTTTAGACAAACAATCCTTCCTGCAAAAGTAATCACAGAAAACAAggttttcccccttttcccaggaCTGAGGGGAACACAGTAAGCGCTGGAAGGAAGCAGGTGGGAAAGAGGTGGCGGTAGCCGGTGCCCAGCTGGGGCGGGGCGGCACTGAGGCGGCCAAGGGGCAGGGGAAACACGCGGCtaaggggcagggcagggacaaggggcagggcagggacaaggacaaggtCGCAGCAGTGGCCGGCCGTTCTCTCGCAGCCCCTGGGATCGCCGGGCAAGACGCCAGGGTTGGAACCGGCAGCGCCATAGCCGCAGAGGGCGGCCCGGCCACCGCTTCCGACCGGCGTGCGGGGCTCCTGCCGTGAGGAAAGGGCGAGCCAGGAGGACTCGAACGCGCTGCCCCTCAGCCCGCCGCCCCTCACCCTCTGGCCCCCTCCACTccactccctcctcctccccgccCGAACCTCTCTGGGATCCCGAGATCCCCGGCCCGCTCCCCACCACCCCTACCCGCCGCCGCATCGCGTCACGGGGAGCCCCGCCTCGTGCTCCGTCAGGCGCCGCCTCTTCCCGTccgccccggcccggctcccGCTGCTCCCCGGCGGCATGGCTGTGTTCCACGATGAGGTGGAGATCGAGGACTTCGAGTACGACGAGGAGACCGGGACCTACAGCTACCCGTGTCCCTGCGGGGACCGGTTCCTCATCACGCGGGTGAGGGGcggccgggcagggctggggggggggagaAGAGGGTGGTGCGGCCCGTGGGCCGGGCAGGCGGCGGGGCCCTGACCGCTCTCCCGGCGCTTTTGCAGGAGGACCTGGAGAACGGGGAGGACGTGGccacctgccccagctgctccctgatCCTGCGCGTCATTTACGACCAGGTGGGTGCGGAGGGAGGGCAGTCGGAACCCCGCGGTTCCAGCCGGGTCCCTCCGAGTCCCGGTTCGCCGCCCCGTGCGGGAAGCGCGGGGCGGCGTTTGAAAATGCCTGGTTTGAAACTACATCTGCTGCCTGAGATCTCGTTTTTCTGGTCTCCTCCTGCCGTGTTTGGGCTTAAAAAGACGCCTCTCCCTGGGTGGGCGTGGGGTAGGATACAGATGGGATGAAATCAGTGGTGTGAGGGGCTCTTGTGGGTCACTCCAGCAGCCCGGCAGCTTTTCTCACCTCGTAGGCACGTTACAGCTTTCGTGCTTTGGGAGACAGATTCATGCTATAATTACTCTGTTTTCCAGCCTGGGTGTATGTCGTGGTGTTTGTGAGGTAGAGGAGATCAAAAAACAATGTAAATCGCCTAAATCCCTGCTTGCTGTCTTTAGGAGCAGTTCATGCGGGATGAAGTCGTGGCAGAACCTTTGCCAAACAAGGAATTGGTCAAGTGCTGATGAATGCATCGTGgactgtgctgctttgggatGAGAAAGTATGGGGATGGTGACTGCGGAAAGAGTTGTGGTTCTCCTTCGGGAAGTGCGTGTTGCTGTGGGATACAAGTGCAATAATTGTCTGCTTAATATGAATGAGAGTTTGTTGGGACATCAAACACATGAAAGTGTTTTGTTCCAAAGGgttatactttaaaaaaaatataagctGCTCCGTGTATTCCAGAAGATTTGAGGATTATGATTCTGATTT
This sequence is a window from Anomalospiza imberbis isolate Cuckoo-Finch-1a 21T00152 chromosome 1, ASM3175350v1, whole genome shotgun sequence. Protein-coding genes within it:
- the DPH3 gene encoding diphthamide biosynthesis protein 3 — its product is MAVFHDEVEIEDFEYDEETGTYSYPCPCGDRFLITREDLENGEDVATCPSCSLILRVIYDQEQFMRDEVVAEPLPNKELVKC